The DNA window ATTCCCACAGACTCCAGAGCCTCCTTTACCCAGAGAGGGGGCCCCTCCCGGCCCCCGTACATCGCGTCCATGAACTCCCGCACGAACTCCGGGAAGcgctgctgcaggatgctgtcCCGCATGGAGCTCATCAGCTTCATCTGGGGGGGGTTTCCCAGGGGTTAGAGGGGTGGTGGGACCCCCTAAAGACCCCCAGACTCCCCCCAAAGGCCCCCGCCCCACCTGGTAGGCGACGttgtgcagggtgagcaggTGCAGCGCGGCCGTGTTGGAGCGGAGCAGCGCGTGCAGGTATGCCCGCGAATACCTGGGGGCAGAGAATTTGGGgggtcagccccagcctggagacccctgagccccccccaaagccccccgCCCACCTCTGGCACGTGGAGCAGCCACAGTCGGCGTCGATGGGCCGGAAATCTTTGGCGAATTGGTGATTTTTCAGCTGCAGGGACCCCCAGGGCACCAAGGCGGAACCGAAGCGCTgcaggggggcacagggtgggtTATGGGGGGGTCTCCCAAACCCTGGGGAGGGGTCGGGGGTCCCCAAATCCCGCCCCAGACCCCCCCTTACCGCCGTGCGCGTGGGGAACACGCAGTCGAACATGTCACAGCCCAGCGCGACACAAACCACCAGGTCGGTGGCGTAGCTGGGGGCAAATCGGGGGTGACTCCGGGGgtctcccccagcccagaggGCTCTGAAGGGGCTGAGGGGACCCCCCCGGACTCACCCCACACCCATGAGGTACCGGGGCTTGTCCCGGGGCAGGTGCTCGGCGCTGAACTTCACCGTGCGCCAGAACCGCGCCTTGTCCTCGCCCCCGCTCAGGCCCCCAATGGCGAATCCCGGCACGTCCCGCTGGGTCATGGCTGGGAAATGGGGATGGAagacccccccgggacccccaaatcACCCCTGAACCCCCTGGGATCCCCCAAATCACCTCCGGACTCCCCTGGATCCAACAAATCACCCCTGAACTCCCCTGAGCCACCCAGACCCCCCTGAACCTCCTTGAGCCCCAGTGTGGAACTGGGCACGTCCCGCTGGGCCATGGCTGGGAAACGGGGATGGgagacccccccaggaccctccaaatcacccctgagcctcctggGACCACCAGAgctcccccaggacccccagagcccctcccaagcagggatgaggcagaggaggatgaggaagacccggggggcgcggggaggAGGGTGAGGATGGCGATGAGGGCGAGGAAGGCCCCACCTTGGATGCAGCGCAGGCGCAGGTCGGGGTCCAGCCCCCCCTGGATGATggcaaagagcagctgctgctccggCCGGGCGTGAGCAGCCACGCAGCGATCGAGCCACCGCACTGACCTGGGGGGGACGAGGATCAGGGGGCTCCCAGGGGGTTGCCAGGGGGTCCCGAGGGGTCCCGGGTGGGTCTCAGGGAGGTCCCCACCTGTGCATTGCCTCCTCGACGCGCGGCCCCATCGTGGTGCTGCTCACGACATCGTCCAGCTGCATCACGATATCAGCACCTGCGGGGGCCGGGGGTCAGCAGGGTCCGGGGACGCCCCCCATCCTCCCCATCCccccgggatttgggggtcccaggcTCACCCAGAGCGTTCTGGATCTCCATGGATTTCTCCGGGCTGAGCAGGATCTCCTCCCCGCCGTGGGGGGGGCGGAACCGGACCCCCTCCTCCGACACCTCCgacagctccagcagggaaaCCATCTGGAACCCTCCACTGTCCTGGGGGACCCCGAAAACTGGGACTGAGGGGGGCACGGAAACCCCGGGACACCCCAAAATTGGGGACCGGGGGATGACAGGACCCCCTCTGAGGCTGGGGGGGCTCCCCTCCAAACTGGGGGTCCTGGCGGTGCCACCCCGTAAATTGGGGGTTCTCGGGGAGTCCTGGGGGTGTCACCCTCCCAAatttggggtcctggggaggTCACCATCCCAAAtctggggtcctggggggtcgtccccccccccctcacCGTTAGGAGGTTGTGGGGCCAATCCATGAATCCGTGGAGGCCCCCGGAACGTCGGACCAGCTCGGAACCCTGCGGAGAGGGGAGGACAGAGCTCGGGAATGCCGCCGGGAAGGCGGGAACCGAGGGGGATCGCCTGGGAATTCTCACGGAATACGGGAATGGGGCACGGGGGGTTACACTGGAATCT is part of the Corvus moneduloides isolate bCorMon1 chromosome 32, bCorMon1.pri, whole genome shotgun sequence genome and encodes:
- the QTRT1 gene encoding queuine tRNA-ribosyltransferase catalytic subunit 1; the encoded protein is MAAPTAGPARPVPVLRVVAECGRSRARAGELRLPHGNVPCPVFMPVGTRGTAKGLTAAQLAALGCRICLGNTFHLGTRPGSELVRRSGGLHGFMDWPHNLLTDSGGFQMVSLLELSEVSEEGVRFRPPHGGEEILLSPEKSMEIQNALGADIVMQLDDVVSSTTMGPRVEEAMHRSVRWLDRCVAAHARPEQQLLFAIIQGGLDPDLRLRCIQAMTQRDVPGFAIGGLSGGEDKARFWRTVKFSAEHLPRDKPRYLMGVGYATDLVVCVALGCDMFDCVFPTRTARFGSALVPWGSLQLKNHQFAKDFRPIDADCGCSTCQRYSRAYLHALLRSNTAALHLLTLHNVAYQMKLMSSMRDSILQQRFPEFVREFMDAMYGGREGPPLWVKEALESVGITLD